The sequence below is a genomic window from Leishmania major strain Friedlin complete genome, chromosome 30.
GCTTTCGCAGCGGCCGGACGGGCGGCAGAGCGCTTCCCTTCCACTCGAGGATGTGCGatcgcggctgccgcagaaCACAAGCGGGAGTGACGCGCCACAGCCGTCGCAACTGTCACCGCCCCAGTCAGCGGATATCCGGTCAGCAAGCCCTTCCCTGGGCATTGTGCCAGCCCCCTCTGACTCCTCGTTCCGCGCATCCGCCTCGGCGGGGTTCACCGATACCGCCGGTACCGGTCCGGCTTCTCACCCGTCAATTTTCGCGCCGCCACTTCCCGGGTTTGCGACGCTCGGGCTGTCGAAtgtggtggcagcgacggcggcgccacctgctgccagtggcggtgctggcggggCGACAGGGCACCAGCTTAGCGCCAGCACGATGCTAGGCTCGAAGGAGTTGCAGACGCTGAAGCAGATCCGCAAGGACATACCTCGCATGTCGGGCGGCCACTGCTACCTGCGCCACCCACGCGTGCAGGGTTCCATTGAGCGCATCCTGTTCATCTGGTCCCTGCGCCACCCGGCCTGCGGCTACGTGCAGGGCATGAATGACCTTGTTGTCCCGTTCATGGGCGTGGTGCTGGGCTACCGCTTCTGTCCGACCCACTCGGTAACAGAGCTGCACGCCTATACCGAGGACATCTTCGACGATCTGTGGTCCGTTTCGGCAGTTTCGGTCACGCAGTGGATCaacgaggtggaggcggacgTGTACTGGATGACGTCGTATTTGCTCAACACCATGCAGGATAACTACACGAGCAGTCACGCCGGAATCACGTCCATGATGCGGCACCTCGCTGCGGTCGTGCAGGTTGCCGACCCGCCGCTCTACCATCGCTTGGTGAACGTGTTGCAGCTCCACTTTGAGCAGTTTTCCTTCCGGTGGATGAACTGCTTGCTAATACGCGAGCTGACTGAAACGCAGTCGCTGAGGCTGCTGGATGCGTATCTGTCCGATgaggagcggcggtggagtGTCACgcacgtgtacgtgtgcgcggcattgctgctgcgatggggCTCACAGCTGATGGCGTTTTGCGAGGACTATATCAGTGTAATGAAGCTCTTGCAGGAACCACCGACGGAGCAGCTGTCGCTGCGTGACATGCAAGATGTGCTCTCAGAGGGCTTTGTGCTGCAGAACCTGTATGAGGCCTCCTTGAAGCGACTGTCTACGACCGCTGAGTGAAGGGCACGGGCAGCTCGATCTCGTCACGAACTGCACTTGCGTCGCAGCACGTTTTCGTGCTGGACGTTGTTGGCGTGCGCACATGTACAAGCGTTGCCTGTGCGTAGCGTGAGCGTACGCCATGTCAccttcaccccctccccttttccccACCAAGTGAGCGCACTGTCTCTCTGTGGGCGCATACTTGTATGCGTGCCAAGCGTGCTTCCCTCTTTTCGTTctccctgcagctgcgttTTGAACTCCCCACATGCGTGCAGTCGCACGTTTTTTTCTTCGGCGAGCAATCGTGCCTTGGACGCTTCCCCTTCGTTTCTcgccacccctcctccacttcTCTCtacctccctctctccttcttccgCTTAGAGGACCTgcgcaaacaaaaaaagaaaacgaaaagggcAGCACACCAACAGAAGTGGTggtcccctccctctgtgaTCACCTTGCACCAGTGCTGTCGCGGGGTGCTGATTGCGTCCACCGCCCGCCatctggcggcggcgtctcctcCCCGTCGT
It includes:
- a CDS encoding putative GTPase activating protein, which encodes MGTRQSSASAAPAPQASNGALHLNKLNVPTPPRIAATESPFGSNTPLAKTPTPTAATATATAAVSGEHAKRFQEALRVDSVDMALLRELSWQGCPVALRYEAWMFLTGCWTAQAATRQATVLRRRVEYAAYIHSSYGIVDWDAVCAMVDSGVDTAVHRSTLKLLEHTADAPQVAPPSGTSHSLLRVAPLTTGDSTAMAAKEAAAALPPSLSQRPDGRQSASLPLEDVRSRLPQNTSGSDAPQPSQLSPPQSADIRSASPSLGIVPAPSDSSFRASASAGFTDTAGTGPASHPSIFAPPLPGFATLGLSNVVAATAAPPAASGGAGGATGHQLSASTMLGSKELQTLKQIRKDIPRMSGGHCYLRHPRVQGSIERILFIWSLRHPACGYVQGMNDLVVPFMGVVLGYRFCPTHSVTELHAYTEDIFDDLWSVSAVSVTQWINEVEADVYWMTSYLLNTMQDNYTSSHAGITSMMRHLAAVVQVADPPLYHRLVNVLQLHFEQFSFRWMNCLLIRELTETQSLRLLDAYLSDEERRWSVTHVYVCAALLLRWGSQLMAFCEDYISVMKLLQEPPTEQLSLRDMQDVLSEGFVLQNLYEASLKRLSTTAE